A section of the Posidoniimonas corsicana genome encodes:
- a CDS encoding glycoside hydrolase family 2 TIM barrel-domain containing protein — MRTHSALAVGLLVLFSAAQAEAREQDFNRGWKFHRGDPADAQQVVFDDFAWQDVRTPHDWAIAGPFDPNGDGGTGKLPWRGVGWYRKWLMLDRREEGSQVYLDFDGVMASPRVYVNGELAGEWDYGYTPFRVDITRHVRFGRANVVAVRVDTTRLYSRWYPGAGIYRQVELVVSPPLHLSHHGTQITTPTISDDEAVVVVASELENHQAKNRDAEVVVRLVGPDGAVASESAESVEVVAHDKAVVEHRFRLADPRRWDVDDPALYTAQTELRVAGHTVERRETRFGVREFAFTPDDGFWLNGRRVQIRGVNLHHDLGPLGAAFNRRAAERQLDIMQEMGVNALRTAHNPPAQEVLDLCDERGIVVWDELFDKWDGTAGRVDGEPGFDGFMQRHAASLVRRDRNHPSVVVWSVGNEIGNQPYDAEGKSRERLRTARDAFRVHDTSRPVALGCFIPQTADSDILADLDLTGWNYQRRYARFRDRFPQTPILYSETASALSTRGWYELPLPNSKCDYPSVPQVNAYEFSSAPWSDLAEVEFERLRKDSYLAGEFVWTGFDYLGEPTPFPSQARSSYFGIVDLVGLPKDRYYLYRSHWRPDVPTVHLAPHWNWSGLEGVGVPVTVYTNGDSAELFLNGRSLGVRNKGERPAALEDLAASASATASTHADGRPAGDALAAGQGRGWRPEPDDPSPVFEVDLREPRPLRTIVLEFPKESKLYGLRVEASDDGEAWETLFAKRASLEPRWGGVNELIVRTDATAQRLRVVFGPCLEGASPSLDRFAAYADDFESEYYLPTYDYRLRWNEVPYEPGELRAVAYKDGQEIGSTSVRTAGPPARLALTPDRAEIVSDGEDVSFITVSAVDADGNVCPLADNALALSLVGPGRIAGADAGDPLSVDPLQDNRVSLFHGQAVIVVRADEGLGGNLSLRVSTPGLPEASVLLSAGRPAE, encoded by the coding sequence ATGAGGACGCACTCCGCTCTGGCCGTCGGCCTGCTCGTCCTGTTCTCTGCGGCTCAGGCCGAGGCCCGCGAACAAGACTTCAACCGTGGCTGGAAGTTCCACCGGGGCGACCCGGCCGACGCCCAGCAGGTCGTCTTCGACGATTTCGCGTGGCAGGACGTCCGCACCCCGCACGACTGGGCGATCGCCGGCCCGTTCGACCCCAACGGGGACGGCGGCACCGGCAAGCTGCCGTGGCGTGGGGTGGGCTGGTACCGCAAGTGGCTGATGCTCGACCGGCGCGAGGAGGGCTCGCAGGTCTACCTCGACTTCGACGGCGTGATGGCGTCCCCGCGGGTGTACGTCAACGGGGAGCTGGCGGGCGAGTGGGACTACGGCTACACCCCGTTCCGCGTCGACATCACCCGCCACGTCCGGTTCGGCCGTGCCAACGTGGTGGCGGTCCGCGTCGACACCACCAGGCTGTACTCCCGCTGGTACCCGGGCGCGGGGATCTACCGCCAGGTGGAGCTGGTGGTCAGCCCCCCGTTGCACCTCAGCCACCACGGCACGCAGATCACCACCCCGACAATCTCCGACGATGAGGCGGTCGTCGTGGTGGCCAGCGAGCTGGAGAACCATCAGGCGAAGAACCGCGACGCCGAGGTGGTGGTGCGTCTGGTCGGGCCCGACGGCGCTGTGGCGTCTGAATCGGCCGAGTCGGTCGAGGTCGTCGCGCACGATAAGGCGGTCGTCGAGCACCGGTTCCGCCTCGCCGACCCGCGCCGCTGGGACGTCGACGACCCGGCCCTGTACACCGCGCAGACCGAGCTCCGCGTCGCGGGCCACACGGTCGAGCGGCGGGAGACCCGGTTCGGCGTCCGGGAGTTTGCGTTTACGCCCGACGACGGCTTCTGGCTGAACGGCCGCCGCGTTCAGATCCGGGGCGTGAACCTGCACCACGACCTGGGGCCGCTCGGGGCCGCGTTCAACCGCCGCGCCGCCGAACGCCAGCTCGACATCATGCAGGAGATGGGCGTCAACGCGCTCCGCACCGCCCACAACCCGCCGGCGCAGGAGGTGCTCGACCTGTGCGACGAGCGGGGGATCGTGGTGTGGGACGAGCTGTTCGACAAGTGGGACGGCACCGCCGGGCGTGTCGACGGCGAGCCCGGGTTTGATGGCTTCATGCAGCGTCACGCCGCCAGCCTGGTCCGCCGCGACCGCAACCACCCGTCGGTGGTCGTCTGGTCGGTGGGCAACGAGATCGGCAATCAGCCGTACGACGCCGAGGGAAAATCCCGCGAGCGGCTGCGGACCGCCCGCGACGCGTTCCGCGTGCACGACACGTCGCGGCCCGTGGCGCTCGGCTGCTTCATCCCCCAGACCGCCGACTCGGACATCCTCGCCGACCTCGACCTGACCGGCTGGAACTACCAGCGGCGCTACGCCCGGTTCCGCGACCGGTTCCCGCAGACGCCCATCCTGTACAGCGAGACCGCCTCGGCGCTGAGCACCCGCGGGTGGTACGAGCTCCCGCTACCCAACTCCAAGTGCGACTACCCGAGCGTCCCTCAGGTGAACGCCTACGAGTTCTCGTCGGCCCCGTGGTCCGACCTGGCGGAGGTGGAGTTCGAGCGGCTCCGCAAGGACAGCTACCTGGCGGGCGAGTTCGTGTGGACCGGGTTCGACTACTTGGGCGAGCCGACCCCGTTCCCGTCCCAGGCCCGCAGCTCCTACTTCGGCATCGTCGACCTGGTTGGACTGCCGAAGGACCGCTACTACCTCTACCGGAGTCACTGGCGGCCGGATGTCCCCACGGTGCACCTCGCGCCGCACTGGAACTGGTCGGGGCTGGAGGGCGTCGGCGTGCCGGTGACGGTCTACACCAACGGCGACTCGGCGGAGCTGTTCCTCAACGGCCGCTCGCTAGGCGTCCGCAACAAGGGCGAACGGCCCGCGGCGCTCGAGGACCTGGCCGCGTCGGCCTCGGCCACCGCCAGCACCCACGCCGACGGCCGGCCGGCCGGCGATGCGCTCGCGGCGGGGCAGGGCAGGGGGTGGCGACCCGAGCCGGACGACCCGTCGCCCGTGTTCGAGGTGGACCTGCGGGAGCCGCGCCCGCTGCGCACGATCGTGCTCGAGTTCCCCAAGGAGTCGAAGCTGTACGGCCTGCGGGTCGAGGCGAGCGACGACGGCGAGGCGTGGGAGACCCTCTTCGCTAAGCGGGCGTCGCTCGAGCCGCGTTGGGGCGGGGTGAACGAGCTGATCGTCCGCACCGACGCCACGGCTCAGCGCTTGCGTGTGGTGTTCGGGCCGTGCCTGGAAGGCGCCAGCCCGTCGCTCGACCGGTTCGCGGCGTACGCGGATGACTTCGAGTCCGAGTACTACCTGCCGACCTACGACTACCGGCTGCGCTGGAATGAGGTGCCCTACGAGCCTGGCGAGCTGCGCGCCGTTGCGTACAAGGACGGTCAAGAAATCGGTTCGACCTCGGTCCGCACCGCCGGCCCGCCCGCGAGGCTCGCGCTCACGCCGGACCGGGCGGAGATCGTGTCCGACGGCGAGGACGTGTCGTTCATCACGGTGTCCGCGGTCGACGCGGACGGGAACGTCTGCCCCCTGGCCGACAACGCCCTTGCGTTGAGTCTGGTTGGCCCCGGTAGGATCGCCGGCGCCGACGCCGGCGACCCGTTGTCGGTTGACCCGCTGCAGGACAACCGGGTGAGCCTGTTCCATGGCCAGGCGGTGATCGTCGTGCGGGCGGACGAGGGGCTGGGGGGCAACCTGTCGCTGCGGGTCAGCACGCCCGGCCTGCCGGAGGCGTCGGTCTTGTTGTCCGCGGGACGCCCCGCGGAGTAG